Proteins from one Lachnospiraceae bacterium KGMB03038 genomic window:
- a CDS encoding HlyC/CorC family transporter yields the protein MDPNDVIQILILVILLAFSAFFSSAETALTTSNKLRMRGLAEEGSKRAQAVLEVTDNSGKMLSAILIGNNIVNLSAASLTTTIAYKFGGSMVALASGIITVLILLFGEITPKTTATIHADKMALYYAPVIRIFMKLMTPVIFVINGLSMGILSLLHINSKVKNKTVTEEDLRTIVDVSHEDGVIESDEKEMIYNVVDLGDAIAKDVMVPRVHVTFADVNSTYEELLAIYREDRYTRLPVFEDTTDNIIGTINMKDLLLFDNTGDFHVRNILREAYFTYEYKSISELLVEMRQASFNIAIVLDEYGDPSGLITLEDILEEIVGEIHDEYDEDEESDYLQKLSEREYLVEGAINLEDLDDILGLNLESEEYDSLGGFIIEQLDRFPATGDSVSTETGIRLVVESLDKNRIERVHIYPPEPQTEEPLQEA from the coding sequence TTGGACCCAAATGATGTCATACAAATTTTAATCCTTGTTATCTTACTGGCTTTTTCTGCCTTTTTCTCCTCCGCGGAGACTGCCCTTACCACATCTAACAAACTTCGTATGCGCGGTCTGGCTGAAGAGGGCAGCAAACGCGCTCAGGCAGTTCTGGAAGTTACAGACAACTCCGGAAAAATGCTCAGCGCCATTTTGATCGGCAACAATATCGTCAATCTGTCTGCCGCTTCTCTTACAACTACTATCGCATATAAATTCGGCGGCTCCATGGTTGCCCTCGCAAGCGGTATTATAACAGTCCTGATCCTTCTTTTCGGAGAGATCACGCCCAAAACCACCGCAACCATCCATGCGGACAAAATGGCTCTTTACTATGCGCCGGTGATCCGTATCTTCATGAAGCTTATGACTCCGGTCATCTTTGTGATCAACGGCTTATCCATGGGAATCCTATCTCTTCTTCACATTAACTCAAAGGTCAAAAACAAAACCGTCACAGAAGAAGACCTGCGCACCATCGTTGATGTCAGTCATGAGGACGGAGTCATTGAGTCTGACGAAAAAGAAATGATCTATAACGTGGTAGATCTTGGAGACGCCATTGCCAAGGATGTTATGGTTCCGCGCGTCCATGTGACATTTGCCGATGTAAACAGCACCTACGAGGAGCTGCTGGCAATCTACCGGGAGGACAGGTATACCCGGCTTCCCGTGTTCGAGGATACCACCGACAACATCATTGGCACCATCAATATGAAAGACCTGCTCCTTTTCGATAACACCGGAGATTTCCACGTCCGCAATATCCTGAGAGAAGCTTACTTTACTTATGAATACAAAAGCATCTCCGAGCTGCTGGTAGAGATGCGCCAGGCTTCTTTCAACATTGCCATTGTCTTAGATGAATACGGCGATCCTTCCGGTCTGATCACACTGGAGGATATTTTGGAGGAAATCGTAGGAGAAATCCATGATGAATATGATGAAGATGAAGAATCCGATTATCTTCAGAAACTGAGCGAACGGGAGTATCTGGTAGAAGGTGCCATCAATCTGGAGGACTTGGACGATATCCTTGGACTTAATCTGGAATCGGAAGAATATGATTCTCTTGGCGGGTTCATCATCGAACAGCTGGACCGCTTCCCGGCAACGGGGGATTCCGTATCTACAGAAACAGGAATCCGTCTGGTCGTTGAATCTTTAGACAAAAACCGGATCGAGCGGGTGCACATTTATCCTCCAGAACCCCAAACAGAAGAGCCGCTTCAAGAAGCATAG
- a CDS encoding YegS/Rv2252/BmrU family lipid kinase, which yields MKRMLFIYNPHAGKELIKPKLSDIIDLFVKAGYEVVTYPTQSYRDAYRKVKKYKSGAYDLVVCSGGDGTIDEIVTGMMHRGEKVPIGYIPTGTTNDFANSLHIPKGLLRAADNAVNGTAFPCDVGKFNDDFFVYIAAFGLFTDVSYETKQAVKNVLGHLAYVLEGTKRLFNVPSYRIKVTHDGEAIEDEFIFGMVTNSRSVGGFRNMIGKKVVFDDGLFEVTLIKTPKNPIALQEIVAALLIEQVDTKHMYSFRSGKVTFESLEEIPWTLDGEFGGNHDFVTVENLKKQLQIMVPTDCVEQLTAEPDQFKAEAETKEEEE from the coding sequence GTGAAGAGAATGTTGTTTATCTACAATCCTCATGCGGGGAAGGAATTGATCAAACCCAAACTTTCTGATATTATCGATCTTTTCGTAAAGGCGGGTTATGAGGTGGTGACCTATCCTACACAGTCCTATCGGGACGCGTACCGGAAGGTGAAAAAATATAAGTCCGGCGCCTATGATCTTGTGGTGTGCAGCGGAGGAGACGGAACAATTGATGAGATAGTGACTGGAATGATGCACAGAGGGGAAAAAGTCCCGATCGGATATATTCCGACAGGGACTACCAATGATTTCGCCAACAGCCTTCATATTCCCAAGGGACTTCTTCGGGCGGCGGATAACGCGGTAAATGGTACAGCTTTTCCCTGCGATGTGGGAAAATTCAACGATGACTTTTTCGTATATATTGCGGCTTTTGGGCTTTTTACAGATGTTTCCTACGAGACAAAGCAGGCGGTGAAAAATGTGCTTGGGCATCTGGCTTATGTGCTGGAAGGGACGAAGCGGCTGTTTAATGTACCTTCCTATCGGATCAAGGTGACTCACGACGGAGAGGCCATAGAGGATGAGTTTATATTTGGAATGGTGACCAACTCCCGCTCTGTGGGAGGGTTCCGCAATATGATCGGCAAGAAAGTGGTGTTTGACGACGGCCTTTTTGAAGTGACGCTGATCAAGACGCCGAAGAATCCGATTGCGCTCCAGGAGATCGTAGCCGCCCTTTTGATTGAGCAAGTGGATACAAAGCATATGTATTCTTTCCGCAGCGGAAAGGTGACGTTTGAATCTCTCGAAGAGATACCCTGGACGCTGGACGGGGAGTTTGGAGGCAATCATGATTTTGTCACCGTTGAAAATTTAAAAAAACAGCTTCAGATCATGGTTCCAACAGACTGTGTGGAACAGCTGACCGCAGAGCCGGACCAGTTTAAGGCAGAGGCTGAGACAAAGGAAGAAGAGGAATAA
- a CDS encoding Dam family site-specific DNA-(adenine-N6)-methyltransferase, whose protein sequence is MGIYTGTEMAKKLNISRSYLYYLKDHMGIHIETREDGKILWTDEVYEQMADYIEKNRLPEEAKPEQAEPGYKVIRINNRRYLGNKYKLLPFIKGVVEQECKDIHTVADIFAGTGAVASAFTDQKLITNDNMYSNYICHVAWFGGESYSKDKIIRIIGEYNRIQVSEDNYMSVNFANTYFDLEDCRKIGFIREDIEEKYRAGEINGRERALLITSLLYGIDKIANTCGHYDAYRKGAAFERHLELGVPEPEEELNEHNVCFQMDANELVGKLDVDLVYIDPPYNSRQYCDAYHLLENVACWEKPEVFGAARKMDRSGLKSDYCTKKAACAFEELIEAIHAKYILLSYNNMAEKGNDRSNAKISDADILRILEKKGRVKVFSEDHKAFSTGKSDIQENQERLFLCQCFEDGKEKIPSPLNYTGGKYRLLPQILPYFPKEMDQMVDLFCGGCNVGINVSCGKVLFNDSSECLIGLLKTFQKLPQEEIHERILRIIGEYGLSMSSSHDYEYYNCNSSGGLAPYNKERFLKLREDFNAREEKDEEYYLMLYVLIVFSFNNQLRFNRKGEYNLPVGKRDYNQKLQKKLAAFIHRIHSGDYTFVNQDFRKISLDGFTKDSFFYVDPPYLITCATYNEQGGWTRQDERDLLAYLEEADKRGIRFALSNVLESKGRKNEILEAWIKEHRQFRVIPLDYGYGNSSYHGKNRKSRTQEVLVVNFT, encoded by the coding sequence ATGGGGATTTACACGGGAACAGAAATGGCAAAAAAACTGAATATATCCAGATCCTATCTTTATTACCTGAAAGACCATATGGGAATTCACATAGAGACCAGAGAAGACGGGAAGATCCTCTGGACGGATGAAGTCTATGAGCAGATGGCAGATTATATTGAGAAAAACCGGCTGCCGGAGGAAGCAAAACCAGAGCAGGCGGAACCGGGATATAAAGTCATCCGGATCAATAACCGGAGGTATCTGGGCAATAAATATAAGCTTCTGCCTTTTATCAAAGGCGTGGTGGAACAGGAGTGCAAAGATATCCATACGGTAGCGGATATCTTTGCGGGAACCGGCGCGGTAGCTTCTGCTTTTACAGACCAGAAGCTGATCACCAACGACAACATGTACAGCAACTATATCTGCCATGTGGCCTGGTTTGGCGGCGAAAGTTATTCCAAGGACAAGATCATCCGCATTATAGGAGAATATAACCGGATACAGGTGTCGGAAGACAATTATATGAGCGTGAACTTCGCGAATACTTATTTTGACTTGGAGGACTGCCGGAAGATAGGATTTATCCGGGAAGATATTGAGGAAAAATACCGGGCCGGAGAAATCAACGGAAGAGAGCGGGCGCTTTTGATCACCTCTCTCTTGTACGGAATCGATAAGATCGCCAATACCTGCGGCCATTATGATGCGTACCGGAAAGGGGCCGCTTTTGAGCGGCATTTGGAATTAGGGGTTCCGGAGCCGGAAGAAGAATTAAATGAGCATAACGTCTGTTTTCAAATGGATGCCAATGAGCTTGTGGGGAAATTAGACGTGGATCTGGTGTATATTGATCCGCCTTATAATTCCAGGCAGTACTGTGACGCTTACCACCTTTTAGAAAATGTAGCCTGCTGGGAGAAGCCGGAAGTATTTGGGGCGGCAAGGAAGATGGACCGTTCCGGGTTGAAAAGCGACTATTGTACCAAGAAGGCGGCCTGCGCGTTTGAAGAGTTGATAGAAGCCATCCATGCCAAATATATTCTGCTTTCTTACAACAATATGGCGGAAAAAGGAAATGACCGGTCTAACGCCAAGATCAGCGATGCGGACATTCTGCGGATCTTAGAAAAAAAGGGAAGGGTAAAGGTATTCTCAGAGGATCATAAAGCTTTTTCCACGGGGAAATCGGATATCCAGGAGAACCAGGAACGGTTGTTTTTGTGCCAGTGTTTTGAGGATGGAAAAGAAAAGATCCCTTCGCCTTTGAACTATACGGGAGGCAAGTACCGGCTTCTGCCCCAGATCCTGCCCTATTTTCCAAAAGAGATGGATCAAATGGTGGACCTCTTCTGCGGAGGCTGCAATGTAGGGATCAATGTGTCCTGCGGTAAAGTGCTGTTTAATGATTCCAGCGAATGTCTGATCGGACTGCTCAAAACCTTCCAGAAGCTCCCGCAGGAAGAGATCCATGAAAGGATCCTGAGGATCATTGGAGAATACGGACTTTCCATGTCCAGCAGCCATGACTATGAATACTATAACTGCAATAGCTCCGGCGGCCTGGCGCCTTATAATAAAGAAAGATTTCTAAAACTTCGGGAGGATTTCAACGCCAGGGAAGAAAAAGATGAAGAATACTATCTTATGCTGTATGTATTGATCGTCTTTTCCTTCAACAATCAGCTTCGGTTTAACCGGAAAGGAGAATACAATCTTCCCGTAGGAAAGAGAGATTATAACCAGAAATTGCAAAAGAAACTGGCGGCATTTATCCACCGGATCCATTCTGGAGATTATACCTTTGTGAACCAGGACTTCCGCAAGATTTCCCTGGACGGGTTTACGAAGGACAGTTTTTTCTATGTGGACCCGCCCTACCTGATCACCTGCGCCACCTATAACGAGCAAGGGGGATGGACGCGGCAGGATGAACGGGATCTTCTGGCCTATCTGGAAGAAGCGGACAAAAGAGGAATCCGGTTTGCGCTGTCCAATGTACTGGAAAGCAAAGGCAGGAAAAATGAGATCCTGGAAGCCTGGATCAAAGAACACCGCCAGTTCCGGGTGATCCCGTTGGATTATGGCTATGGAAATTCCAGTTATCATGGGAAAAACAGGAAGAGCAGGACCCAGGAGGTCTTGGTGGTTAATTTTACATGA
- a CDS encoding zinc dependent phospholipase C family protein — MPAVYAHYRFGAKVSRKLEGDLKEIVTKYHPQFAIGLQGPDIFFFYRPFGKNAIIKYGNHLHEIPARSFFEHGLKVVREKGRDSREYAYLLGFLCHFILDSECHPYVNEMIEKIHVQHLEIEEEFEKKLLRLDGKDPFAYETARLIPTDQATAQAASSFYEGISPETARCCLRWMKRIKRLLTTPGEAKFQILNTLMKAGGGKYPYYKGLLTQRTDNMKCEGTNLGLWKRFLGAEEVAVSMIRNLDESLREEAKLSERFDRTFE; from the coding sequence ATGCCAGCGGTATATGCGCACTATAGATTCGGAGCAAAAGTATCCAGGAAACTGGAAGGGGATTTAAAGGAAATCGTGACAAAATATCATCCCCAGTTTGCCATTGGACTTCAAGGGCCGGATATTTTCTTTTTTTATCGGCCTTTTGGGAAAAATGCGATCATAAAATACGGGAATCACTTGCATGAGATTCCGGCCAGAAGCTTTTTCGAGCATGGCCTTAAGGTGGTGCGGGAAAAAGGGAGAGACAGCAGGGAATACGCATATCTGCTGGGATTCCTCTGCCACTTTATCCTGGACAGCGAGTGCCATCCTTATGTCAATGAAATGATCGAGAAGATCCATGTGCAGCACTTGGAGATTGAAGAAGAGTTTGAGAAGAAACTTCTTAGGCTGGATGGAAAAGATCCGTTCGCCTATGAGACGGCCAGGCTGATTCCAACGGACCAAGCCACCGCCCAGGCGGCCAGTTCGTTCTATGAAGGAATTTCACCGGAGACGGCGCGCTGCTGTCTTCGATGGATGAAGCGGATCAAAAGGCTGCTTACCACACCGGGGGAGGCCAAATTCCAGATTTTGAATACACTGATGAAGGCCGGCGGCGGGAAATATCCTTATTATAAAGGACTTTTGACTCAGCGAACAGATAATATGAAATGTGAAGGGACGAATCTGGGGCTGTGGAAAAGGTTTTTAGGCGCTGAAGAGGTGGCTGTTTCTATGATCAGGAATTTGGATGAAAGTCTGAGAGAGGAAGCAAAACTCAGTGAACGGTTCGACCGTACATTTGAATAG
- a CDS encoding MFS transporter produces the protein MEKIKLTRLEKYWILYDVGNSAFTLLISTIIPIYFNYLAGNAGISEVDYLAYWGYAASLATVIVALIGPILGTIADTQNYKKPLFAASMMVGVIGCAALSLPASWILFLAVFVIARVGYSSSLIFYDSMLVDVTEPERMDTVSSHGYAWGYIGSCIPFIISLVFVLMYESLGITMQMAMAIAFFLNAAWWVLVTIPLFRNYQQKNYAQKPASPVRDSFRRLAGTLRDVKKEKHIFLYLLAFFFFIDGVYTIIEMATAYGSALGLDSTGLLLALLVTQIVAFPCALIFSKLSKRQETTRLIKICILAYTGIALFAIQLDKQWEFWFLAVMVGMFQGAIQALSRSYFAKIIPSEKSGEYFGIYDICGKGASFMGTTLVGIVAQITDAANAGVAVIAVLFVIGFVLFGKAAKYKTVQS, from the coding sequence ATGGAGAAGATAAAACTGACAAGATTAGAAAAATATTGGATCCTATATGATGTGGGGAATTCAGCGTTTACCCTGCTGATCTCTACGATCATTCCAATCTATTTTAATTATCTGGCGGGAAACGCGGGGATTTCAGAAGTGGATTATCTGGCGTACTGGGGATATGCCGCATCTTTGGCGACGGTAATCGTGGCGCTGATCGGCCCGATTCTTGGAACGATCGCGGACACCCAGAATTATAAAAAACCGCTGTTCGCTGCCAGCATGATGGTGGGAGTGATTGGATGCGCCGCCCTCTCTCTGCCTGCTTCCTGGATTTTGTTTCTGGCAGTGTTTGTGATCGCCAGAGTGGGCTACAGCTCCAGTCTGATCTTCTATGACTCTATGCTGGTGGATGTAACAGAGCCGGAGCGGATGGACACGGTGTCGTCACACGGTTATGCCTGGGGATATATTGGAAGCTGTATTCCGTTTATTATCTCGCTGGTTTTTGTCTTGATGTATGAGAGTCTTGGTATTACCATGCAGATGGCTATGGCGATCGCGTTCTTCCTGAACGCGGCCTGGTGGGTGTTGGTGACAATTCCGCTGTTTCGCAATTATCAGCAGAAAAATTATGCCCAGAAGCCGGCGAGTCCGGTGAGAGACAGCTTCCGCCGGCTGGCGGGGACTCTTCGGGATGTGAAGAAGGAAAAGCATATTTTTTTGTATCTGCTGGCGTTTTTCTTCTTTATTGACGGAGTCTATACGATCATAGAGATGGCGACTGCCTATGGAAGCGCCCTTGGGCTGGATTCCACTGGACTCTTGCTGGCGCTTCTGGTGACGCAGATTGTGGCGTTCCCCTGCGCGCTGATCTTCTCAAAATTGTCGAAGCGCCAGGAGACGACTCGTCTGATCAAAATCTGTATCCTGGCTTATACGGGAATCGCTCTTTTTGCGATCCAGTTGGATAAACAATGGGAATTCTGGTTTCTGGCGGTAATGGTGGGGATGTTCCAGGGCGCGATCCAGGCCCTGTCCAGGTCTTATTTCGCCAAGATCATTCCTTCGGAGAAGTCTGGAGAATATTTTGGGATCTATGATATCTGCGGGAAAGGGGCCTCCTTCATGGGAACGACTCTGGTGGGGATCGTAGCCCAGATTACAGATGCCGCCAACGCGGGAGTGGCGGTTATCGCGGTCCTGTTTGTGATTGGATTTGTGCTGTTTGGCAAAGCGGCAAAATATAAAACGGTCCAGAGCTGA
- the murB gene encoding UDP-N-acetylmuramate dehydrogenase: MDQKFYSRLAKILPENRIMKEEPMRLHTTFRAGGPARFFVVPETAQQLRQIVRCCQEEEVAYYIIGNGSNLLVSDQGYEGVVIQIFREMNRIEVQGEVITAQAGALLSAVAARALEAGLTGFEFAAGIPGTLGGACVMNAGAYGGEMKDVLKEVQVLTRQGEIITLQKEQLEMGYRTSVIAREQYIVLEAAIKLEKGDVQAIRDRMEDLKNRRVTKQPLEYPSAGSTFKRPEGYFAGKLIQDAGLRGFQVGGAQVSEKHCGFVINKDHATAGEINELIRQIQEKVKEDSGVELETEVKRLGKF; this comes from the coding sequence ATGGATCAGAAATTCTACAGCCGGCTGGCAAAGATCCTGCCGGAGAATAGAATCATGAAAGAGGAACCTATGCGGCTTCACACCACATTCCGGGCGGGAGGTCCGGCCCGTTTTTTTGTTGTGCCGGAGACGGCGCAGCAGCTGCGGCAAATAGTCCGCTGCTGTCAGGAAGAAGAAGTCGCTTACTATATTATTGGAAATGGCAGCAACCTTCTGGTGTCCGACCAGGGCTATGAAGGAGTGGTCATTCAGATTTTCCGGGAGATGAACCGGATCGAAGTCCAGGGAGAAGTGATCACAGCCCAGGCGGGGGCGCTGCTGTCGGCAGTGGCGGCGCGGGCGCTGGAAGCGGGACTTACCGGATTTGAATTCGCGGCTGGAATCCCTGGAACACTGGGAGGGGCCTGCGTGATGAACGCTGGGGCTTACGGCGGAGAGATGAAGGATGTTTTGAAAGAAGTACAGGTCCTGACCCGTCAGGGTGAGATCATAACGCTTCAAAAAGAGCAGCTGGAAATGGGATATCGGACCAGTGTGATCGCGCGGGAGCAGTATATCGTCCTGGAGGCCGCGATCAAACTGGAGAAAGGAGACGTCCAGGCAATCCGGGATAGAATGGAAGACTTGAAGAATCGCCGGGTGACGAAACAGCCTCTGGAATATCCGAGCGCCGGAAGTACCTTCAAGAGACCGGAAGGATATTTCGCGGGGAAGCTGATCCAGGACGCGGGGCTTAGGGGGTTCCAGGTAGGAGGAGCTCAAGTGTCAGAAAAGCACTGTGGATTTGTGATCAATAAAGATCATGCGACAGCCGGAGAGATCAATGAATTGATCCGCCAGATCCAGGAGAAAGTAAAAGAGGATTCCGGCGTGGAGCTGGAGACGGAGGTAAAGCGTCTGGGAAAATTCTGA
- the whiA gene encoding DNA-binding protein WhiA yields the protein MSFSGKIKEELAERYGRARHCQLAELSAILHMCGEFSEDSSGICALKFHTENFSVARKCFTLMEKTFNIKTDIVIRKNPSRGSCVYFLYGKGRELLAVKNTIVQAVCCKRAYIRGAFLAAGSMSDPRKSYHFEIVCNSRENACYLRDMINSFDMDAKIVQRKKTSVVYLKEGEQIVDILNVMEAHVALLELENVRILKEMRNSVNRKVNCETANINKTVSAAVRQMEDIMYIRDTIGLERLPEGLKDVALTRLENPEAALAELGRLLKSPVGKSGVNHRLRRLSEIADQLREQ from the coding sequence ATGTCATTTTCTGGGAAGATAAAGGAAGAACTGGCTGAAAGATACGGCCGGGCGAGGCACTGTCAGCTGGCGGAATTATCAGCGATTTTGCATATGTGCGGAGAATTTTCGGAAGATTCTTCCGGAATCTGCGCTTTAAAATTTCATACAGAAAATTTTTCGGTTGCAAGAAAATGCTTTACATTGATGGAAAAAACATTTAATATAAAGACTGATATCGTAATTCGCAAGAATCCATCCAGAGGCAGCTGCGTATATTTTCTCTACGGGAAAGGCAGGGAGCTTCTGGCGGTGAAGAATACGATCGTACAGGCAGTGTGCTGCAAGAGGGCATATATACGTGGTGCTTTCCTGGCAGCGGGTTCCATGAGTGATCCCAGAAAGTCCTATCATTTTGAGATTGTGTGCAATTCGAGAGAAAATGCATGTTACTTGAGAGATATGATTAACAGCTTTGATATGGATGCCAAGATTGTGCAGCGTAAAAAGACGTCTGTTGTTTATCTGAAAGAAGGAGAGCAGATCGTGGACATCTTAAATGTCATGGAAGCTCATGTGGCATTGCTGGAATTGGAGAATGTCCGAATCCTGAAGGAGATGAGGAATTCTGTCAATCGCAAAGTGAATTGCGAGACGGCAAATATCAATAAGACGGTTTCTGCCGCGGTGCGGCAGATGGAGGATATCATGTATATCAGAGATACGATCGGTCTTGAACGTTTGCCAGAGGGATTGAAAGACGTTGCCCTTACACGTCTTGAAAATCCGGAAGCTGCGCTGGCTGAACTGGGACGGCTTTTGAAGTCGCCGGTTGGCAAGTCTGGAGTCAATCACCGGCTGCGCAGACTGAGTGAAATAGCGGATCAGTTAAGGGAGCAGTAA
- a CDS encoding HPr family phosphocarrier protein, whose translation MIKKPVTIRTNMDMESRPIAHLVQEASQYASHVYIEMEDKKINAKSIMGMMSLDLLEGTSLTIVADGEDEENAVNGVGAFLENCK comes from the coding sequence ATGATCAAGAAACCTGTTACTATTCGAACGAATATGGATATGGAATCACGTCCCATTGCCCATCTCGTCCAGGAAGCAAGCCAGTATGCAAGCCATGTGTATATTGAGATGGAAGATAAGAAAATCAACGCGAAAAGCATTATGGGAATGATGAGCCTGGATTTGTTAGAAGGCACCAGTCTGACGATAGTTGCAGATGGCGAGGACGAGGAAAACGCGGTGAATGGCGTAGGAGCTTTTCTTGAAAACTGCAAATAG
- a CDS encoding sodium-dependent transporter — MEKREKFSSRMGFILISAGCAIGLGNVWRFPYITGAYGGGAFVLMYLFFLLVLGLPIVVMEFAVGRGSQKSSAMSFNVLEPKGTKWHIFRYFTMAGNFLLMMFYTTIAGWMLAYFFKMLFGEFAGADTKQVEAIFGELTSNRNEMLFWMVLICLIALLICSMGLEKGVEKITKVMMSSLFVILLILVVRAVSLPGAAEGLEFYLKPDLGKIKEAGLSEAVFAAMGQSFFTLSVGAGSLAIFGSYIGKERSLTGEAVSITLLDTCVAVLSGLIIFPACFAFGVNPGEGPGLVFVTLPNVFREMPGGRLWGSLFFLFMTFAALSTVIAVFQNIIQYALDLWGWELRKSVLVNGILLILLSIPCVLGLTDWSGFTVGGKNIMDLEDFIVSNNLLPLGSVVYLLFCVTRCGWGWDNFIKETNTGKGLKFPACKAIRFYLTFILPLIILGIFIQGYLGMISG, encoded by the coding sequence ATGGAAAAGAGAGAGAAGTTTTCATCCAGGATGGGGTTCATCCTGATTTCAGCGGGCTGCGCTATCGGTCTTGGGAATGTATGGCGCTTCCCGTATATTACGGGGGCATATGGGGGAGGAGCCTTTGTCCTGATGTACCTGTTTTTCCTTTTAGTCCTGGGACTCCCTATCGTAGTTATGGAGTTTGCGGTGGGAAGAGGAAGCCAGAAAAGTTCCGCCATGTCCTTTAATGTGCTGGAGCCAAAGGGAACGAAATGGCATATTTTCAGATATTTTACTATGGCGGGCAATTTTTTGCTGATGATGTTTTATACAACGATCGCCGGATGGATGCTGGCATACTTTTTTAAAATGCTTTTCGGGGAATTTGCCGGAGCTGATACAAAACAAGTAGAAGCGATCTTTGGAGAACTGACCTCCAACCGAAATGAGATGCTCTTTTGGATGGTGCTGATCTGCCTGATCGCGCTGCTGATCTGTTCCATGGGATTGGAGAAAGGAGTAGAGAAGATCACAAAAGTAATGATGAGCAGCCTTTTTGTGATCCTCTTGATTCTGGTGGTCCGGGCGGTAAGCCTTCCGGGAGCCGCTGAAGGGCTGGAATTCTATTTGAAGCCGGATCTGGGGAAGATCAAAGAGGCGGGGCTTTCGGAGGCGGTCTTTGCGGCAATGGGACAGTCCTTTTTTACATTGAGTGTGGGGGCTGGCTCTCTTGCGATATTTGGGAGTTATATCGGGAAGGAACGAAGTCTGACAGGAGAAGCGGTGAGCATTACCTTGCTGGATACCTGCGTGGCGGTTCTGTCCGGCTTGATCATCTTTCCCGCTTGTTTCGCGTTTGGCGTAAACCCAGGGGAAGGTCCTGGATTGGTGTTCGTCACGCTTCCAAACGTATTTCGTGAAATGCCGGGAGGAAGGCTGTGGGGAAGCCTGTTCTTTCTCTTTATGACATTTGCGGCGCTGTCGACGGTGATCGCTGTATTCCAGAATATCATTCAGTACGCGCTGGATCTGTGGGGGTGGGAGCTGCGTAAATCCGTCCTTGTAAATGGAATCCTGCTGATTTTGCTGAGTATCCCCTGTGTGCTGGGGCTGACAGACTGGTCTGGCTTTACCGTTGGCGGAAAGAATATTATGGATTTGGAAGATTTTATTGTGAGCAATAATCTCCTGCCTCTTGGGTCTGTGGTATACCTTCTGTTCTGCGTGACTCGCTGCGGGTGGGGCTGGGATAACTTTATCAAAGAGACCAATACGGGAAAAGGCCTGAAATTCCCGGCCTGCAAAGCAATCCGGTTCTATCTTACCTTTATTCTGCCGCTGATCATACTGGGAATCTTTATCCAAGGGTATCTGGGGATGATCTCTGGATAA
- the rapZ gene encoding RNase adapter RapZ, whose translation MRFVIVTGMSGAGKTTALKMLEDMGYFCVDNLPVPLIPKLAELLTVSGAEVNKAALGVDIRSGQSFGELERVLDEMDAMEIKYEILYLESSDDVLVKRYKETRRFHPLSGSSGRVDEGIRKERERLGFLKKKADYLVDTSHMLTRELKKELNKIFVLNKEYKNLYITVLSFGFKYGIPADADLVFDVRFLPNPYYIEELRPKNGNDKEVRDYVMENEKAGVFLKKLIDMVEFLIPNYIIEGKTQLVIGIGCTGGKHRSVTLANELFTALEQAEAYGIRIEHRDIGKDAITKAR comes from the coding sequence ATGAGATTTGTGATTGTAACAGGAATGTCGGGAGCAGGAAAGACAACGGCTTTAAAGATGTTGGAAGACATGGGATATTTTTGCGTGGACAATCTCCCGGTCCCGCTGATTCCAAAGCTGGCGGAACTGCTCACCGTCAGCGGAGCAGAAGTAAATAAGGCCGCGCTTGGAGTGGATATCAGGAGCGGACAGAGTTTTGGCGAATTGGAGCGGGTACTGGACGAGATGGACGCCATGGAGATCAAATATGAGATCCTATATTTGGAATCCAGCGATGACGTACTGGTAAAGCGCTACAAAGAAACTCGGCGTTTTCACCCATTATCCGGCAGCAGCGGGCGTGTGGACGAGGGAATCCGAAAGGAGCGGGAGCGGCTGGGGTTCCTTAAGAAAAAAGCAGATTATCTGGTAGACACCAGCCATATGCTTACCAGAGAGCTGAAAAAGGAATTGAATAAAATATTCGTCTTGAACAAAGAATATAAGAATCTGTATATCACGGTGCTGTCCTTTGGCTTTAAATATGGAATCCCAGCGGACGCGGATCTGGTGTTTGATGTTCGGTTTCTGCCCAATCCCTACTATATTGAAGAACTCCGCCCCAAGAACGGAAACGATAAAGAAGTCAGGGACTATGTCATGGAAAACGAAAAGGCCGGAGTTTTTCTGAAAAAGCTGATAGATATGGTGGAATTTTTGATTCCCAACTATATTATAGAAGGGAAAACACAGCTCGTGATCGGGATCGGGTGTACGGGGGGAAAACACCGTTCGGTAACATTGGCGAACGAACTGTTTACCGCTCTGGAGCAGGCGGAAGCGTATGGAATCCGGATCGAGCACCGGGATATTGGGAAAGACGCGATCACAAAAGCAAGGTAG